The Lycium ferocissimum isolate CSIRO_LF1 chromosome 10, AGI_CSIRO_Lferr_CH_V1, whole genome shotgun sequence genome window below encodes:
- the LOC132033776 gene encoding probable cellulose synthase A catalytic subunit 3 [UDP-forming] isoform X1, giving the protein MEVSAGLVAGTHNKDEIVIIRRDSEFSARPMEQLSGQICKICGDEVGFTIDGEPFVACNECAFPVCRTCYDYERREGSQVCPQCKTRFNRLKGCPRVHGDEEEDNIDDVDNEFNFENDHVKHDFQCYGFEHFDSSHQIPRVPSVMHMPYHVDDDIDPDKHALVPMRSAGLCGKGALSLPYRYTNNRVQSLDPSKDLALYGYGSIAWKERMESWKQKMTKDSGDKDGDNNEDEFDLSVLNEARQPLSRRLPIPSSQINPYRIVIMIRLVVLGFFFHYRVTHPVTEAYGLWLVSVICEIWFAVSWILDQFPKWLPIERETYLDRLSLRYEKEGQPSQLSAVDIFVSTVDPLKEPPLVTANTVLSILAVDYPVNKVSCYVSDDGASMLTFEALSETAEFAKKWIPFCKKFNIEPRAPESYFSQNMDYLQGKVLTSFIKERRAMKRDYEVFKVRVNALVAKAQNVPEEGWTMQDGTPWPGNNVRDHPGMIQVILGQKGGLDTDGKELPRLVYVSREKRPGFNHHKKAGAMNALVRVSAVLTNAPYLLNLDCDHYINNSKAIREAMCFMMDPSLGNSVCYVQFPQRFDGIDRNDRYANRNTVFFDINMKGLDGIQGPIYVGTGCMFRRQALYGLDAPKQKKAPSRICNCWLNWCCYKSCCCRRKRKNKKPNSEVKPLLNDEDSLELVVSQEGTQGDNQARISDHKLENKFGQSPVFVVSTLLENGGTLKSASTASLLKEAIYVISCCYEDETEWGKEIGWIYGSVTEDILTGFKMHCHGWRSIYCIPKRPAFKGSAPINLSDRLHQVLRWALGSIEIFFSRHCPLWYGCGGGLNWLERFSYISSTIYPFTSLPLVAYCTLPAVCLLTGDFITPELDNAAALWFLSLFICIFATSILEMRWSGVAIHEWWRNEQFWVIGGVSAHLFAVFQGLLKVLAGVDTNFTVTSKSGDDEEFSELYAFKWTTLLIPPTTLLLLNIIGFVAGISNAINNGYDSWGPLFGKLFFAFWVIIHLYPFLKGLLGRKNRTPMIIIVWSILLASIFSLLWVRIDPFSAKTDGPLLEECGLDCN; this is encoded by the exons ATGGAGGTGAGTGCTGGTCTAGTTGCAGGCACTCACAACAAGGATGAAATAGTTATTATTCGTCGCGATAGTGAATTTTCT GCAAGGCCAATGGAGCAGCTGAGTGGTCAAATTTGCAAAATATGTGGTGATGAAGTCGGGTTCACAATAGATGGAGAGCCCTTTGTAGCTTGCAATGAATGTGCTTTTCCAGTTTGTAGAACTTGTTATGATTATGAGCGGCGTGAAGGTAGCCAAGTTTGTCCACAGTGCAAAACTCGTTTCAATCGTCTAAAAG GGTGTCCTAGAGTACATGGTGATGAGGAAGAAGATAACATTGATGATGTTGACAACGAGTTCAATTTTGAAAATGATCACGTGAAACATGATTTCCAGTGTTATGGTTTCGAGCATTTTGACTCCAGCCACCAAATTCCACGAGTTCCCAGTGTTATGCATATGCCTTATCAT GTAGATGATGATATCGATCCAGACAAACATGCATTAGTACCGATGAGGTCAGCAGGGCTCTGTGGCAAAGGGGCACTTTCCCTTCCCTACCGATATACCAACAATAGAG TGCAATCGCTGGATCCGTCAAAGGACTTAGCTCTTTATGGCTATGGAAGTATAGCTTGGAAGGAGAGGATGGAAAGTTGGAAACAAAAGATGACGAAAGATAGTGGTGACAAAGACGGGGATAATAATGAAGATGAATTTGATTTATCAGT GTTGAATGAAGCAAGACAACCATTGTCAAGGAGATTGCCAATTCCATCTAGCCAAATCAACCCGTACAGAATTGTCATCATGATTCGGCTGGTTGTTCTTggttttttctttcattatagGGTCACTCATCCTGTTACCGAAGCTTATGGATTGTGGCTAGTCTCTGTAATATGTGAAATTTGGTTTGCTGTTTCATGGATCCTTGATCAATTCCCTAAGTGGCTTCCCATTGAAAGGGAAACTTACCTTGACCGATTGTCCCTCAG ATATGAAAAGGAAGGGCAGCCTTCTCAACTTTCTGCAGTGGATATATTCGTGAGTACTGTAGATCCACTTAAAGAACCTCCTCTGGTGACTGCAAACACGGTTTTGTCCATTCTGGCTGTGGACTACCCAGTCAATAAGGTGTCATGCTATGTATCGGATGATGGGGCTTCTATGCTGACCTTTGAAGCATTATCAGAAACAGCTGAGTTTGCTAAGAAATGGATTCCTTTCTGCAAGAAATTTAATATTGAGCCTCGCGCTCCTGAGTCGTATTTTTCTCAGAATATGGATTATCTCCAAGGCAAGGTTTTGACTTCATTTATAAAAGAACGACGAGCAATGAAG AGAGATTATGAGGTATTTAAAGTACGCGTAAATGCTCTGGTTGCTAAAGCGCAAAATGTACCTGAGGAAGGGTGGACAATGCAGGATGGAACTCCTTGGCCTGGGAATAATGTTAGAGATCATCCTGGCATGATTCAG GTCATCCTAGGCCAGAAAGGGGGGCTGGATACAGATGGAAAGGAATTACCTCGACTAGTATATGTATCCAGAGAAAAAAGACCTGGATTCAACCATCACAAGAAGGCTGGTGCAATGAATGCTCTG GTCAGGGTATCTGCTGTGCTCACTAATGCTCCTTACTTGTTGAATTTGGATTGTGATCACTATATCAACAACAGCAAAGCCATTAGGGAAGCTATGTGTTTCATGATGGATCCATCGCTCGGGAACAGTGTTTGCTATGTTCAGTTCCCTCAGAGATTTGATGGCATTGACAGGAATGATCGATATGCTAATAGGAACACGGTGTTCTTTGAT ATTAACATGAAAGGATTAGATGGAATTCAAGGACCTATATACGTTGGAACTGGATGTATGTTCAGACGCCAGGCACTCTATGGACTCGATGCGCCCAAGCAGAAGAAAGCTCCGTCGAGGATATGCAATTGCTGGTTAAACTGGTGCTGCTACAAAAGTTGTTGCTGcagaaggaaaaggaaaaataagaagCCTAATTCAGAGGTCAAGCCTCTTTTAAATGACGAAGACTCCCTTGAATTAGTGGTCTCACAAGAGGGCACCCAAG GTGACAATCAAGCTCGAATCTCTGACCACAAGTTAGAAAACAAATTTGGCCAATCTCCGGTTTTTGTTGTATCAACACTGCTAGAAAATGGTGGGACTCTTAAAAGTGCTAGTACAGCTTCTCTGCTAAAAGAGGCTATTTATGTAATAAGCTGTTGCTATGAAGATGAAACAGAGTGGGGAAAAGAG ATTGGCTGGATATATGGTTCAGTCACTGAGGACATATTAACAGGCTTCAAAATGCATTGTCATGGCTGGAGATCCATATATTGCATTCCTAAAAGGCCTGCATTTAAAGGATCAGCACCGATCAATCTATCAGATCGTCTCCACCAAGTCCTTCGATGGGCTCTTGGTTCtattgaaatttttttcagCAGGCATTGTCCTCTCTGGTATGGATGTGGTGGTGGTCTCAATTGGCTCGAACGTTTCTCATACATAAGTTCCACCATTTATCCTTTCACATCTCTTCCCCTTGTCGCTTATTGCACTCTACCTGCTGTATGCTTGCTCACAGGAGACTTCATTACACCCGAG CTTGACAATGCTGCTGCCCTATGGTTTTTGTCGCTTTTCATTTGCATTTTTGCAACAAGCATTCTTGAAATGAGATGGAGTGGAGTAGCGATACATGAATGGTGGAGGAACGAACAATTTTGGGTGATCGGAGGTGTTTCAGCACATCTATTCGCTGTGTTCCAAGGTTTACTAAAGGTGTTAGCCGGTGTGGACACAAACTTCACAGTAACATCAAAATCCGGGGATGATGAAGAATTCTCAGAGCTTTATGCATTCAAATGGACAACTCTTCTCATTCCACCAACCACATTGTTGCTACTAAACATTATAGGATTTGTTGCTGGTATCTCCAATGCTATAAACAATGGGTACGATTCATGGGGGCCGTTATTTGGGAAGCTATTTTTTGCTTTCTGGGTGATTATTCATCTCTATCCATTCCTGAAAGGACTTTTGGGTAGAAAGAATAGAACACCGATGATCATCATTGTCTGGTCAATCTTACTTGCTTccatattttcacttttatggGTAAGGATTGATCCATTTTCGGCGAAAACGGATGGTCCACTTCTTGAAGAGTGTGGATTGGATTGTAACTAG
- the LOC132033776 gene encoding probable cellulose synthase A catalytic subunit 3 [UDP-forming] isoform X2 produces MEVSAGLVAGTHNKDEIVIIRRDSEFSARPMEQLSGQICKICGDEVGFTIDGEPFVACNECAFPVCRTCYDYERREGSQVCPQCKTRFNRLKGCPRVHGDEEEDNIDDVDNEFNFENDHVKHDFQCYGFEHFDSSHQIPRVPSVDDDIDPDKHALVPMRSAGLCGKGALSLPYRYTNNRVQSLDPSKDLALYGYGSIAWKERMESWKQKMTKDSGDKDGDNNEDEFDLSVLNEARQPLSRRLPIPSSQINPYRIVIMIRLVVLGFFFHYRVTHPVTEAYGLWLVSVICEIWFAVSWILDQFPKWLPIERETYLDRLSLRYEKEGQPSQLSAVDIFVSTVDPLKEPPLVTANTVLSILAVDYPVNKVSCYVSDDGASMLTFEALSETAEFAKKWIPFCKKFNIEPRAPESYFSQNMDYLQGKVLTSFIKERRAMKRDYEVFKVRVNALVAKAQNVPEEGWTMQDGTPWPGNNVRDHPGMIQVILGQKGGLDTDGKELPRLVYVSREKRPGFNHHKKAGAMNALVRVSAVLTNAPYLLNLDCDHYINNSKAIREAMCFMMDPSLGNSVCYVQFPQRFDGIDRNDRYANRNTVFFDINMKGLDGIQGPIYVGTGCMFRRQALYGLDAPKQKKAPSRICNCWLNWCCYKSCCCRRKRKNKKPNSEVKPLLNDEDSLELVVSQEGTQGDNQARISDHKLENKFGQSPVFVVSTLLENGGTLKSASTASLLKEAIYVISCCYEDETEWGKEIGWIYGSVTEDILTGFKMHCHGWRSIYCIPKRPAFKGSAPINLSDRLHQVLRWALGSIEIFFSRHCPLWYGCGGGLNWLERFSYISSTIYPFTSLPLVAYCTLPAVCLLTGDFITPELDNAAALWFLSLFICIFATSILEMRWSGVAIHEWWRNEQFWVIGGVSAHLFAVFQGLLKVLAGVDTNFTVTSKSGDDEEFSELYAFKWTTLLIPPTTLLLLNIIGFVAGISNAINNGYDSWGPLFGKLFFAFWVIIHLYPFLKGLLGRKNRTPMIIIVWSILLASIFSLLWVRIDPFSAKTDGPLLEECGLDCN; encoded by the exons ATGGAGGTGAGTGCTGGTCTAGTTGCAGGCACTCACAACAAGGATGAAATAGTTATTATTCGTCGCGATAGTGAATTTTCT GCAAGGCCAATGGAGCAGCTGAGTGGTCAAATTTGCAAAATATGTGGTGATGAAGTCGGGTTCACAATAGATGGAGAGCCCTTTGTAGCTTGCAATGAATGTGCTTTTCCAGTTTGTAGAACTTGTTATGATTATGAGCGGCGTGAAGGTAGCCAAGTTTGTCCACAGTGCAAAACTCGTTTCAATCGTCTAAAAG GGTGTCCTAGAGTACATGGTGATGAGGAAGAAGATAACATTGATGATGTTGACAACGAGTTCAATTTTGAAAATGATCACGTGAAACATGATTTCCAGTGTTATGGTTTCGAGCATTTTGACTCCAGCCACCAAATTCCACGAGTTCCCAGT GTAGATGATGATATCGATCCAGACAAACATGCATTAGTACCGATGAGGTCAGCAGGGCTCTGTGGCAAAGGGGCACTTTCCCTTCCCTACCGATATACCAACAATAGAG TGCAATCGCTGGATCCGTCAAAGGACTTAGCTCTTTATGGCTATGGAAGTATAGCTTGGAAGGAGAGGATGGAAAGTTGGAAACAAAAGATGACGAAAGATAGTGGTGACAAAGACGGGGATAATAATGAAGATGAATTTGATTTATCAGT GTTGAATGAAGCAAGACAACCATTGTCAAGGAGATTGCCAATTCCATCTAGCCAAATCAACCCGTACAGAATTGTCATCATGATTCGGCTGGTTGTTCTTggttttttctttcattatagGGTCACTCATCCTGTTACCGAAGCTTATGGATTGTGGCTAGTCTCTGTAATATGTGAAATTTGGTTTGCTGTTTCATGGATCCTTGATCAATTCCCTAAGTGGCTTCCCATTGAAAGGGAAACTTACCTTGACCGATTGTCCCTCAG ATATGAAAAGGAAGGGCAGCCTTCTCAACTTTCTGCAGTGGATATATTCGTGAGTACTGTAGATCCACTTAAAGAACCTCCTCTGGTGACTGCAAACACGGTTTTGTCCATTCTGGCTGTGGACTACCCAGTCAATAAGGTGTCATGCTATGTATCGGATGATGGGGCTTCTATGCTGACCTTTGAAGCATTATCAGAAACAGCTGAGTTTGCTAAGAAATGGATTCCTTTCTGCAAGAAATTTAATATTGAGCCTCGCGCTCCTGAGTCGTATTTTTCTCAGAATATGGATTATCTCCAAGGCAAGGTTTTGACTTCATTTATAAAAGAACGACGAGCAATGAAG AGAGATTATGAGGTATTTAAAGTACGCGTAAATGCTCTGGTTGCTAAAGCGCAAAATGTACCTGAGGAAGGGTGGACAATGCAGGATGGAACTCCTTGGCCTGGGAATAATGTTAGAGATCATCCTGGCATGATTCAG GTCATCCTAGGCCAGAAAGGGGGGCTGGATACAGATGGAAAGGAATTACCTCGACTAGTATATGTATCCAGAGAAAAAAGACCTGGATTCAACCATCACAAGAAGGCTGGTGCAATGAATGCTCTG GTCAGGGTATCTGCTGTGCTCACTAATGCTCCTTACTTGTTGAATTTGGATTGTGATCACTATATCAACAACAGCAAAGCCATTAGGGAAGCTATGTGTTTCATGATGGATCCATCGCTCGGGAACAGTGTTTGCTATGTTCAGTTCCCTCAGAGATTTGATGGCATTGACAGGAATGATCGATATGCTAATAGGAACACGGTGTTCTTTGAT ATTAACATGAAAGGATTAGATGGAATTCAAGGACCTATATACGTTGGAACTGGATGTATGTTCAGACGCCAGGCACTCTATGGACTCGATGCGCCCAAGCAGAAGAAAGCTCCGTCGAGGATATGCAATTGCTGGTTAAACTGGTGCTGCTACAAAAGTTGTTGCTGcagaaggaaaaggaaaaataagaagCCTAATTCAGAGGTCAAGCCTCTTTTAAATGACGAAGACTCCCTTGAATTAGTGGTCTCACAAGAGGGCACCCAAG GTGACAATCAAGCTCGAATCTCTGACCACAAGTTAGAAAACAAATTTGGCCAATCTCCGGTTTTTGTTGTATCAACACTGCTAGAAAATGGTGGGACTCTTAAAAGTGCTAGTACAGCTTCTCTGCTAAAAGAGGCTATTTATGTAATAAGCTGTTGCTATGAAGATGAAACAGAGTGGGGAAAAGAG ATTGGCTGGATATATGGTTCAGTCACTGAGGACATATTAACAGGCTTCAAAATGCATTGTCATGGCTGGAGATCCATATATTGCATTCCTAAAAGGCCTGCATTTAAAGGATCAGCACCGATCAATCTATCAGATCGTCTCCACCAAGTCCTTCGATGGGCTCTTGGTTCtattgaaatttttttcagCAGGCATTGTCCTCTCTGGTATGGATGTGGTGGTGGTCTCAATTGGCTCGAACGTTTCTCATACATAAGTTCCACCATTTATCCTTTCACATCTCTTCCCCTTGTCGCTTATTGCACTCTACCTGCTGTATGCTTGCTCACAGGAGACTTCATTACACCCGAG CTTGACAATGCTGCTGCCCTATGGTTTTTGTCGCTTTTCATTTGCATTTTTGCAACAAGCATTCTTGAAATGAGATGGAGTGGAGTAGCGATACATGAATGGTGGAGGAACGAACAATTTTGGGTGATCGGAGGTGTTTCAGCACATCTATTCGCTGTGTTCCAAGGTTTACTAAAGGTGTTAGCCGGTGTGGACACAAACTTCACAGTAACATCAAAATCCGGGGATGATGAAGAATTCTCAGAGCTTTATGCATTCAAATGGACAACTCTTCTCATTCCACCAACCACATTGTTGCTACTAAACATTATAGGATTTGTTGCTGGTATCTCCAATGCTATAAACAATGGGTACGATTCATGGGGGCCGTTATTTGGGAAGCTATTTTTTGCTTTCTGGGTGATTATTCATCTCTATCCATTCCTGAAAGGACTTTTGGGTAGAAAGAATAGAACACCGATGATCATCATTGTCTGGTCAATCTTACTTGCTTccatattttcacttttatggGTAAGGATTGATCCATTTTCGGCGAAAACGGATGGTCCACTTCTTGAAGAGTGTGGATTGGATTGTAACTAG
- the LOC132033777 gene encoding 2,3-bisphosphoglycerate-dependent phosphoglycerate mutase 1, with protein MAAITLYQTVGPLQSCRNNGNSGLCPDYGHVSLRSVSKGFKVDVGLLRGGSYCSKKRSTCVIQASSSQAAVFDAASAPSSTNSSDSKKKTSEAALILIRHGESMWNEKNLFTGCVDVPLTTKGVEEAIEAGKRISNIPVDMIYTSALIRAQMTAMLAMTQHRRKKVPTIIHEESEQANAWSQIFSEATNKQCIPVVTAWQLNERMYGELQGLNKQETADRYGKEQVHEWRRSYDIPPPNGESLEMCAERAVAYFKEHIEPQLAGGQNIMIAAHGNSLRSIIMYLDKLTSQEVISLELSTGIPMLYIFKEGRFIRRGSPPAPTEAGVYAYTKTLAQYRQKLDDAFQ; from the exons ATGGCTGCAATAACACTTTACCAAACAGTTGGACCTCTTCAGTCTTGTAGAAATAATGGTAACTCTGGATTGTGTCCTGATTATGGGCATGTTTCCTTAAGATCGGTATCCAAGGGTTTCaaggttgatgttggattgttGAGAGGAGGAAGTTATTGTTCTAAAAAGAGAAGTACTTGTGTAATTCAAGCCTCTTCTTCTCAGGCTGCGGTTTTTGATGCAGCTTCAGCACCATCAAGTACCAACTCCAGTGACTCCAAGAAAAAAACAA GTGAAGCTGCTTTGATCCTGATTAGACACGGCGAGTCTATGTGGAATGAGAAAAACTTGTTCACTGGTTGTGTAGATGTGCCTTTAACTACAAAGGGTGTGGAAGAGGCCATTGAAGCTGGGAAACGAATTAGCAATATACCTGTTGACATGATCTATACTTCTGCTTTGATTCGTGCTCAAATGACTGCCATGCTTGCCATGACCCAGCACCGGCGCAAGAAG GTGCCAACTATCATTCATGAAGAGAGCGAGCAAGCAAATGCTTGGAGTCAGATTTTTAGTGAAGCAACCAACAAGCAATGTATACCAGTTGTAACAGCTTGGCAACTAAACGAGAGAAT GTATGGGGAATTACAGGGTCTTAATAAGCAGGAAACAGCTGACAGATATGGAAAGGAGCAGGTTCATGAGTGGCGTCGCAGCTATGATATTCCTCCTCCAAATGGAGAAAGTTTGGAAATGTGTGCAGAGAGAGCTGTTGCCTACTTTAAGGAGCAC ATTGAACCCCAACTGGCAGGTGGACAAAATATAATGATCGCTGCCCATGGGAACTCGTTGAGGTCCATCATTATGTATCTCGACAAGCTAACATCCCAAGAG gttatAAGTTTGGAACTTTCTACTGGAATCCCCATGCTTTACATTTTCAAAGAGGGAAGGTTTATTCGTAGAGGAAGTCCTCCAGCACCGACAGAGGCAGGGGTCTATGCTTATACCAAG